In Halovivax gelatinilyticus, the following are encoded in one genomic region:
- a CDS encoding right-handed parallel beta-helix repeat-containing protein, translating into MALIAALALVSTAIATGGVGIVASDVATSVEEPTTDSPLVQTGIGETDWPGSTDSSIADLTCDATVEAGSSIQDAVNDSSAGETICVDAGEYAESVTVDVDALSLVASDADDPPVLDGGDLGEDAVGIHVDGADDVTVTGFEIRAFASHGVHAIESDGFEIADAAVLDNDLAGVLVNGSAGATVRGITATNNGWAEDVPGIRLYESPNALVENNTANSNARQGINVWEHSDGAVVRNNTANDNDRSGIYVQDADDAVIDNNTANDNGLRAVHLEAINVTSIQNTTVRDTVGVSNTQSGILVQGADDTVLEGNLLEDNALGYDEESHGIYVTDSSDVVVTENEVTETHTTGNLFHDESGVGVFVEDSPDPRIEANVVDDNRRTGIQIHESPRAHVEANALDDNNDHDEVLDAGISLRDSPNSAVVDNVVERHASAMRIGSDETLVEANTVRDNDDGIVVISTETGVTVRDNLVEENGGASGADGQGINVFGVSDVLVEDNTVRENTLGIDVSESGDQIVNVTVRNNTVDAHHRADSQPTRQAHGISIGNVVDVTVTDNVVTDSENSGISLRDGVDDIVVANNTLSDQDVDLGIDGVTNATVVENTFETGLVLNGDDIDEPELEHFDHQISDNTVGGDPLYYAVGEDGGSVEGEYGQIVLIDATDVTVDDHAFYDPAVGVQVALSDGVAVTNTTVYGGENGIIATNATDLTIADSAVVGSGDGFSLYGDASGTTVSHSVLSANERGVLIAETTEAVDIDESAVRDNEIGLESDARDQTHNASATGNWWGDETGPSGDRTDPVTGVTADGSGDEIATPVNDQNVAFDPWEPDAPGTYFDVEIDDWSDLYGEEGDTLEVNVTVTNRGVEAGTQTLALFDPAWTALDEKAVTLDAGESTDVTLYWETQIGDAATEELFAVSEETMDVADWVWLDPAPGGFDVEIDDTNAPVTEGEPLDVDVTVENTGGEEATQTIELEDFDGDMVDSAEVTLSELSSEAITLTWETEAGDAATGDVTVRSNDASESETVSIEELETTGTLTGTVVDGETGDPIEGAWVGLSDGSENVDTTTTDADGAYELAAESGTYDVTAAIEYYDPQTATDVELNAGETVSQDFELFPTDSSGTLVGTVTDADDGEAIEAATVELLDGDGEVLETATTDASGAYELSHSPGTYDVRFDAATYESLTVETVEIESDAVIEESVALDRETIGALFSVAITDVTDPVFVGEPLAIETVVENTGDEEGTQSIELRADGDVLEATTVELDPGESTSVTLEWVPESADVGIHEFSVWSADDVDHVAAEVLPEGAGYVLGASLDVYDGDESVLDALSIDAAVDGDDVSLRLVNEDPEPTDDPADEIAAARELSSVGVDPGSTWFEIEVQLENVDPNAVGGTAELDDWWVESNADGTTNVTVRATTLGTDVLIDCDTYDEADDCEPPLEAWPDPESVATHALQSTVDLTLSDLSGLEVGDATAGAQVITDAQRIAYDDADEAGLAVDLGAPARGVDDQPNEGIFAATVPHGLLDAWDVETTDEIVVEYGEEPADSTVTEVGDGYRVNVDLVHGDGPVTIEPDVDEPATFAATVEYANDPVPEGATVVVGTTIENVGDETGSQMVSLVDADQNLLYEVPVVDLEPGETRLVEFQWWTEEGDAGTHDLEVVTEDHTTETTVEVEELGFGVSLFPEEPTTNVPIIFQTTYTDAPVWDFDDGSTATGSKVFHEFAEAGTYDVTLTDAADGTTETHEVEVTEPEMAIVQLDPVYGGQPLQGVSWEETFRAGVFTEEGNEVETVTFELDGETVVRDGSPGTYEATFDLGDLDDDAELTITAEDQFGATTEATRMVRVTDAPDWIQWIIDGDGDVVVDREAGTIEARHAPVDIEQGLAIEGVPVLPDVDLLSFELAADAVAAYTADPVGAAVEGDGALGATLLGQGIGGEIEGDGTVDSALSLEAATIAASASRTGLEGPTVFGGAVEGQEDSQMEDVIVPWTIDPSVEFEGHFGEDFSFEEGTVQSGTDITILHAAELFGCGVYAEGGGGMTASFDVGPETDLNPGGSLSVDGDIVLDCFADFEFDLGPFEGDVGSGGLGLQATDVPTGSVTVSPPSAHGPNPLPNVPAVEDDDLGEGDVGTDSLATDVEPTDSDGIDLDRLTDREFEDTQPAIATVDEELIVVYSAQNESKAATDGRDLRVRTHNLTTGTWSAVEDVTDDDATDETPALAASEDGTAVVWSTLEDAPPIEEVETPADLFGHYEIAVAIDDGAGWSDPDQLTESDRRQHSPSVAAIDGGWLVAWESTAANGSDSNVRYAILDESGDVDEIETISNASHPAVGTDGDGATLAYATVDDVDDEVVVTAAVDHEGLTESHSHAATTVTAVATADGRTVWANASGSDTHVFDAEGEGSPTELAFESGLTTVDELALDAHGDDTVLTYRARFDGGSTSDLGYRLDRGDGWIADHAYAEVSDENLTAWYADVAVGEGGDAFYSAFAVQELDRAAVNDVFVTERAFAPAYTIEANASAAVAGDESTIEYDLRNVGDRSSTDDVTVVIENATGVVDERSHDQIAPGETVTESIDATVDEHGTFDLSVDDGDATTDGAGTVGTFVGASTASGTAEATTTVVAATPHLSVESVDSTLVEDEDGDVIQVDAVVDNAGGATASDVPIAFDDGTETIETVELDAIEHGENATATVTIDPDLIDASVADRVSIVTDESVDETAVDRDHRPAWFLQPDLAVGGIEYLDVGGDRIAEILVANRGHGGANATVSVRTESGDVVATATETVDAASVDAPSFEPIEVPLGSLPANESITVVADGDVPDADPSTTGTTDTVGPFTDVDRPSFAVDLVVDEMVAPGEPLDVTLDVRNPGYRADEQPVSLSVDGAHSTTRTIELDGGETTTETIVVEPETEAETIDLYVESLRPQDATTVSVEADGSAPPALPPAPTPDPAAISLVDLDVPTQVEDGDPVTATVSVENAGDETGTESIELALNGEPVRTETVTLEPAESTDVAFEIPANALDVGSGQVTVTIGDSSLSSTLDVVSRTDPDDGSADDDPAGSDTTSDPADDDPTDERTDDADDAVPGFGVALVLVSLLVVAFVRSRRA; encoded by the coding sequence GTGGCGCTTATCGCTGCACTCGCGCTCGTGAGCACCGCCATCGCGACCGGCGGCGTCGGTATCGTCGCATCGGACGTCGCCACGTCCGTCGAAGAACCGACGACCGACTCGCCCCTCGTTCAGACCGGTATTGGCGAGACCGACTGGCCTGGGTCGACCGACTCGTCGATCGCCGACCTGACCTGCGACGCGACGGTCGAAGCGGGGTCGTCCATACAGGATGCGGTGAACGATTCGAGCGCTGGCGAGACGATCTGTGTGGACGCGGGCGAGTACGCCGAGTCCGTTACCGTCGACGTCGACGCGCTGTCGCTGGTCGCCTCGGACGCGGACGACCCGCCGGTCCTCGACGGCGGCGACCTCGGCGAGGATGCGGTCGGAATTCACGTCGACGGCGCCGACGACGTGACCGTAACGGGCTTCGAAATTCGTGCGTTCGCCTCACACGGCGTGCACGCCATCGAGAGCGACGGATTCGAGATCGCGGACGCTGCGGTACTCGACAACGACCTCGCCGGTGTCCTCGTCAACGGATCGGCCGGCGCAACCGTGCGTGGGATCACCGCCACGAACAACGGCTGGGCGGAGGACGTTCCGGGGATCCGACTCTACGAGTCGCCAAACGCGCTCGTCGAGAACAACACGGCGAACAGCAACGCGCGACAGGGGATCAACGTCTGGGAGCACTCTGACGGCGCCGTCGTTCGGAACAACACGGCGAACGACAACGATCGCAGCGGGATCTACGTCCAGGACGCCGACGACGCCGTCATCGATAATAATACGGCCAATGACAACGGACTGCGAGCGGTTCACCTGGAAGCGATCAACGTCACGTCGATCCAAAATACCACCGTCCGCGACACCGTCGGCGTCTCGAACACCCAGAGCGGCATCCTCGTTCAAGGAGCCGACGACACAGTTTTAGAGGGGAATCTGCTGGAGGACAACGCGCTCGGGTACGACGAGGAATCACACGGAATCTACGTCACCGATTCGAGCGACGTCGTCGTCACCGAAAACGAGGTCACCGAAACGCACACGACGGGGAACCTTTTCCACGACGAGTCCGGGGTGGGCGTGTTCGTCGAGGACTCTCCCGACCCGCGAATCGAGGCAAACGTCGTCGACGACAACCGGCGGACGGGAATCCAGATCCACGAATCACCGCGCGCTCACGTCGAGGCGAACGCCCTGGACGACAACAACGACCACGACGAGGTGCTCGACGCCGGTATCTCTCTCCGCGACTCGCCAAACAGCGCCGTCGTCGACAACGTCGTCGAGCGTCACGCGAGCGCGATGCGAATCGGCTCGGACGAGACGCTCGTCGAAGCGAACACCGTCCGAGACAACGACGACGGTATCGTCGTCATTTCGACCGAGACGGGCGTCACGGTCAGGGACAATCTCGTCGAGGAGAATGGAGGTGCGAGCGGGGCCGATGGACAAGGGATCAACGTCTTCGGGGTGAGCGACGTGCTCGTCGAGGACAACACGGTTCGGGAGAACACGCTCGGAATCGACGTGTCGGAAAGCGGCGATCAGATCGTCAACGTGACCGTTCGAAACAACACCGTCGACGCTCACCATCGGGCCGATTCCCAACCGACGAGACAGGCTCACGGCATCTCCATCGGCAACGTCGTCGACGTCACGGTCACGGATAACGTCGTCACCGACAGCGAGAATTCGGGAATCAGCCTGCGAGACGGTGTCGACGATATCGTCGTGGCCAACAACACGCTCTCCGACCAGGACGTCGACCTCGGAATCGACGGCGTGACGAACGCGACCGTCGTCGAGAACACCTTCGAGACCGGACTCGTCCTCAACGGGGACGACATCGATGAACCCGAACTCGAGCACTTCGATCACCAGATTTCGGACAACACGGTCGGCGGCGACCCATTGTACTACGCCGTCGGCGAGGACGGCGGATCGGTCGAGGGGGAGTACGGCCAGATTGTCCTGATCGACGCGACCGACGTGACCGTCGACGACCACGCGTTCTACGACCCGGCGGTCGGCGTGCAGGTCGCGTTGAGCGACGGCGTGGCGGTGACGAATACGACGGTCTACGGCGGCGAAAACGGTATCATCGCAACGAACGCGACCGACCTGACGATCGCCGACAGCGCCGTGGTCGGGTCGGGCGACGGATTCTCGCTGTACGGCGATGCGAGCGGAACGACCGTCTCACACAGCGTTCTGTCCGCGAACGAACGCGGCGTGCTAATCGCGGAAACCACCGAGGCCGTCGATATCGACGAGAGCGCCGTCCGTGACAACGAGATCGGTCTCGAATCGGACGCGAGAGACCAGACACACAACGCGAGCGCGACTGGCAACTGGTGGGGCGACGAGACGGGGCCGAGCGGCGACCGTACTGATCCTGTTACTGGTGTGACCGCCGATGGATCGGGAGACGAAATTGCCACGCCGGTCAACGATCAGAACGTCGCCTTCGACCCGTGGGAGCCGGACGCCCCGGGCACGTACTTCGACGTCGAGATCGACGACTGGAGTGACCTCTACGGCGAGGAAGGTGACACGCTCGAAGTGAACGTGACGGTGACCAACCGCGGTGTCGAAGCGGGCACGCAGACGCTCGCACTCTTCGATCCGGCGTGGACCGCGCTCGACGAGAAGGCGGTTACGCTCGATGCCGGAGAGTCGACCGACGTCACGCTCTACTGGGAGACCCAGATCGGGGATGCGGCCACCGAGGAACTCTTCGCCGTGAGCGAAGAGACGATGGACGTCGCCGACTGGGTCTGGCTCGATCCTGCACCCGGCGGGTTCGACGTCGAAATCGACGACACGAACGCGCCGGTAACCGAAGGCGAGCCCCTCGATGTCGACGTGACCGTCGAGAACACGGGCGGCGAGGAGGCCACCCAGACGATCGAACTGGAGGACTTCGACGGCGATATGGTCGATTCGGCTGAGGTGACTCTCAGTGAGTTGAGTTCTGAAGCAATTACGCTCACCTGGGAGACCGAGGCGGGTGATGCGGCCACCGGCGATGTGACGGTCCGAAGCAACGACGCTTCCGAGAGCGAGACGGTCAGCATCGAGGAACTAGAGACGACCGGAACGCTCACCGGCACCGTCGTCGACGGGGAGACCGGCGACCCGATCGAAGGCGCGTGGGTGGGGCTAAGCGACGGCAGTGAGAACGTGGACACGACGACGACCGACGCCGATGGCGCGTACGAACTCGCGGCCGAATCCGGAACCTACGACGTCACCGCCGCGATCGAGTACTACGACCCGCAGACGGCGACGGACGTGGAGCTGAACGCAGGCGAGACAGTGTCCCAGGATTTCGAGCTGTTCCCGACCGACAGTTCCGGAACGCTCGTCGGCACCGTCACCGACGCCGACGACGGCGAAGCGATCGAGGCGGCGACCGTCGAACTCCTCGACGGCGACGGCGAGGTGCTCGAAACGGCCACGACCGACGCGAGTGGCGCGTACGAACTCAGCCATAGCCCCGGCACGTACGACGTCCGGTTCGACGCCGCCACGTACGAATCCCTGACGGTCGAGACCGTCGAGATCGAATCCGACGCCGTGATCGAGGAGAGCGTTGCACTCGATCGGGAGACGATCGGCGCGCTCTTCTCGGTCGCCATCACGGACGTGACCGACCCCGTCTTCGTCGGCGAACCGCTGGCGATCGAAACCGTGGTCGAGAACACCGGTGACGAAGAAGGTACCCAGTCGATCGAACTGCGAGCCGACGGCGACGTCCTCGAGGCGACGACCGTCGAACTCGACCCCGGTGAATCGACGTCCGTTACGCTCGAGTGGGTGCCCGAATCGGCCGACGTCGGGATCCACGAGTTCTCGGTCTGGAGCGCGGACGACGTCGACCACGTCGCCGCCGAGGTGCTCCCGGAGGGCGCTGGCTACGTCCTCGGTGCCTCGCTCGACGTCTACGATGGCGACGAGTCGGTCCTCGATGCGCTGTCGATCGACGCAGCCGTCGATGGCGACGACGTCTCGCTCCGCCTGGTTAACGAGGACCCCGAACCGACCGACGACCCGGCCGACGAGATCGCGGCCGCACGCGAACTCTCGTCTGTCGGCGTCGATCCCGGGAGCACCTGGTTCGAGATCGAGGTACAACTCGAGAACGTCGATCCGAACGCGGTCGGTGGAACGGCCGAACTCGACGACTGGTGGGTCGAGTCGAACGCCGACGGGACCACCAACGTCACCGTCCGGGCGACGACGCTCGGGACGGACGTGCTGATCGACTGTGATACCTACGACGAGGCCGACGACTGCGAACCGCCGCTCGAGGCGTGGCCCGATCCGGAGTCGGTCGCGACGCACGCACTCCAGTCGACCGTCGACCTCACGCTGAGCGACCTGTCGGGACTCGAGGTGGGCGACGCGACGGCCGGGGCGCAGGTGATCACCGACGCACAGCGGATCGCGTACGACGACGCGGACGAAGCCGGACTCGCCGTCGACCTCGGTGCACCGGCCCGCGGCGTCGACGACCAGCCGAACGAGGGCATCTTCGCCGCGACGGTCCCCCACGGCTTGCTCGACGCGTGGGACGTCGAGACGACCGACGAAATCGTCGTCGAGTACGGGGAGGAACCCGCCGATTCGACCGTCACCGAGGTGGGCGACGGCTACCGCGTGAACGTCGACCTCGTTCACGGGGACGGTCCGGTCACGATCGAACCGGACGTCGACGAACCGGCGACGTTCGCGGCGACGGTCGAGTACGCGAACGATCCCGTTCCCGAAGGGGCCACGGTCGTCGTCGGCACGACGATCGAGAACGTCGGCGACGAGACAGGGTCCCAGATGGTGTCGCTGGTAGACGCCGATCAGAACCTCCTCTACGAGGTCCCCGTCGTCGACCTGGAACCCGGCGAGACCCGACTCGTCGAGTTCCAGTGGTGGACCGAGGAGGGCGACGCCGGCACCCATGATCTCGAGGTCGTCACCGAGGACCACACGACGGAAACCACCGTCGAGGTCGAGGAACTCGGCTTCGGGGTCTCGCTCTTCCCCGAGGAGCCGACGACGAACGTCCCCATCATCTTCCAGACCACCTACACCGACGCACCGGTCTGGGACTTCGACGACGGCTCGACCGCGACCGGCTCGAAGGTCTTCCACGAGTTCGCCGAGGCGGGCACCTACGACGTGACGCTCACGGATGCGGCCGACGGCACCACCGAGACCCACGAAGTCGAGGTCACCGAGCCCGAGATGGCAATCGTCCAGCTGGACCCCGTCTACGGCGGACAGCCGCTCCAGGGCGTCTCCTGGGAGGAGACTTTTAGAGCGGGCGTCTTCACCGAGGAAGGAAACGAGGTCGAGACTGTCACGTTCGAACTCGACGGCGAGACGGTCGTCCGCGACGGTTCGCCGGGCACCTACGAGGCGACGTTCGACCTGGGCGACCTCGACGATGACGCCGAACTGACGATCACCGCCGAAGATCAGTTCGGGGCGACGACCGAGGCGACGCGGATGGTCCGGGTCACCGACGCGCCGGACTGGATTCAGTGGATTATCGACGGCGACGGCGACGTCGTCGTCGACCGGGAGGCCGGCACGATCGAGGCGCGGCACGCGCCCGTCGACATCGAGCAGGGACTCGCCATCGAGGGGGTCCCGGTGCTCCCCGACGTCGACCTCCTGTCGTTCGAACTTGCCGCCGACGCCGTCGCGGCGTACACGGCCGATCCGGTCGGCGCGGCCGTCGAAGGCGACGGCGCACTCGGCGCCACCCTCCTCGGACAGGGGATCGGCGGCGAGATCGAAGGCGACGGAACCGTCGACTCGGCGCTCTCGCTCGAAGCGGCGACGATCGCCGCCTCGGCGTCCAGAACGGGACTCGAAGGGCCGACCGTCTTCGGCGGCGCCGTCGAGGGCCAGGAGGACAGCCAGATGGAAGACGTCATCGTGCCCTGGACGATCGACCCGAGCGTCGAGTTCGAGGGCCACTTCGGTGAGGACTTCTCGTTCGAGGAGGGGACCGTCCAGTCCGGCACCGACATCACCATTCTGCACGCAGCCGAACTCTTCGGTTGTGGGGTCTACGCCGAGGGCGGCGGCGGGATGACGGCCTCGTTCGACGTCGGCCCGGAGACGGACCTGAATCCCGGCGGCTCGCTTTCGGTGGACGGCGATATCGTCCTGGACTGTTTCGCCGATTTCGAGTTCGACCTCGGTCCGTTCGAAGGAGACGTCGGAAGCGGTGGCCTCGGTCTCCAGGCGACTGACGTACCCACGGGATCCGTCACGGTTAGCCCGCCGTCGGCACACGGACCGAACCCGCTGCCGAACGTCCCCGCCGTGGAGGACGACGACCTGGGCGAGGGTGACGTCGGCACGGACTCCCTCGCGACCGACGTCGAGCCGACCGATTCCGACGGGATCGACCTCGACCGGCTGACCGATCGTGAGTTCGAGGACACCCAGCCGGCGATCGCGACCGTCGATGAGGAACTGATCGTCGTGTACAGTGCACAGAACGAGTCCAAAGCGGCCACGGACGGTCGAGACCTTCGCGTCCGGACGCACAACCTGACCACCGGCACGTGGTCGGCCGTCGAGGACGTCACCGACGACGACGCGACCGACGAAACGCCCGCACTCGCCGCGAGCGAAGACGGGACCGCCGTCGTCTGGTCGACGCTCGAAGACGCCCCGCCGATCGAGGAGGTGGAGACGCCCGCCGATCTCTTCGGTCACTACGAGATCGCCGTCGCCATCGACGACGGTGCGGGCTGGAGTGACCCCGATCAGTTGACCGAGAGCGATCGGCGACAGCACAGCCCGTCAGTCGCGGCGATCGACGGTGGCTGGCTGGTCGCCTGGGAGTCGACCGCGGCGAACGGCTCCGACTCGAACGTCCGATACGCCATTCTGGACGAGAGTGGCGACGTGGACGAGATCGAAACGATTTCGAACGCGTCTCACCCCGCCGTCGGCACTGACGGCGACGGCGCCACGCTCGCATATGCGACCGTCGACGACGTAGATGACGAGGTGGTCGTCACCGCAGCCGTCGACCACGAGGGGCTCACCGAGTCCCACAGTCACGCGGCGACGACCGTGACCGCGGTGGCGACCGCCGACGGCCGTACCGTCTGGGCAAACGCCAGCGGGAGTGACACGCACGTCTTCGACGCCGAAGGCGAGGGTAGCCCCACCGAGCTGGCGTTCGAATCCGGACTCACGACCGTTGACGAACTCGCCCTCGACGCACACGGGGACGACACCGTGCTCACCTATCGCGCCCGCTTCGACGGGGGATCGACGTCCGATCTCGGTTACCGCCTCGACCGCGGCGACGGGTGGATCGCCGACCACGCGTACGCGGAGGTATCCGACGAGAACCTGACCGCCTGGTACGCGGACGTGGCGGTCGGTGAGGGCGGCGACGCGTTCTACTCGGCGTTCGCCGTGCAGGAACTCGACCGAGCGGCCGTCAACGACGTATTCGTCACCGAACGAGCGTTCGCCCCGGCGTACACGATCGAGGCGAACGCGTCGGCGGCGGTGGCCGGCGACGAGTCGACGATCGAGTACGACCTCCGGAACGTGGGCGACCGTTCGTCCACCGATGACGTGACCGTCGTCATCGAGAACGCCACGGGCGTCGTCGACGAACGCTCTCACGATCAGATCGCACCGGGCGAGACTGTCACGGAGTCCATCGACGCGACCGTCGACGAGCACGGAACGTTCGACCTCTCGGTCGACGACGGTGACGCAACGACCGATGGAGCCGGCACAGTCGGCACCTTCGTCGGTGCATCGACAGCATCGGGAACGGCCGAAGCGACGACGACCGTCGTCGCCGCGACGCCGCACCTGTCGGTCGAATCGGTCGACTCGACGCTGGTCGAGGACGAAGACGGGGACGTGATCCAGGTCGACGCCGTGGTCGACAACGCCGGCGGCGCCACCGCATCCGACGTGCCGATCGCGTTCGACGACGGCACCGAGACGATCGAGACCGTCGAACTCGACGCGATCGAACACGGCGAGAACGCGACCGCGACGGTCACGATCGATCCGGATCTGATCGACGCGTCCGTCGCCGACCGCGTCTCGATCGTGACCGACGAGTCGGTCGACGAGACGGCTGTCGACCGGGATCACCGTCCGGCCTGGTTCCTCCAGCCGGACCTGGCTGTCGGCGGGATAGAGTACCTCGACGTCGGCGGCGATCGAATCGCCGAGATTCTGGTCGCGAACCGCGGTCACGGTGGGGCGAACGCGACCGTTTCGGTCCGGACCGAATCCGGGGACGTCGTCGCTACCGCAACGGAGACCGTCGACGCGGCATCGGTCGATGCCCCGTCGTTCGAACCGATCGAGGTTCCGCTGGGATCGCTCCCGGCAAACGAATCGATCACCGTGGTGGCCGACGGTGACGTCCCCGACGCAGATCCGTCGACGACGGGCACGACCGACACCGTCGGGCCGTTCACCGACGTCGACCGACCGTCGTTCGCGGTCGACCTCGTCGTCGACGAGATGGTCGCCCCGGGTGAGCCGCTCGACGTCACGCTCGACGTCAGAAATCCCGGCTACCGGGCCGACGAGCAACCGGTTTCGCTCTCCGTCGACGGCGCCCACTCGACGACTCGAACGATCGAACTCGACGGCGGTGAAACGACGACCGAGACGATCGTCGTCGAACCAGAGACCGAGGCGGAAACGATCGACCTCTACGTCGAAAGCCTCCGTCCACAGGACGCGACGACGGTGTCCGTCGAGGCCGACGGGTCCGCGCCGCCGGCGCTGCCGCCGGCGCCGACGCCGGATCCAGCTGCGATTTCGCTCGTCGACCTCGACGTCCCGACTCAGGTCGAGGATGGAGACCCGGTAACCGCGACCGTTTCCGTCGAGAACGCCGGGGACGAGACTGGAACCGAGTCGATCGAACTCGCCCTCAACGGCGAACCCGTGCGAACGGAGACGGTCACGCTCGAACCGGCCGAATCGACCGATGTGGCGTTCGAAATACCGGCTAACGCGCTCGACGTCGGATCCGGCCAGGTCACCGTGACGATCGGCGATTCGTCTCTCTCATCGACGCTCGACGTCGTCTCTCGAACCGACCCGGACGACGGATCGGCCGACGACGATCCGGCGGGAAGTGATACGACGAGCGACCCGGCCGACGACGATCCGACCGACGAACGGACTGACGACGCGGACGACGCCGTTCCCGGGTTCGGCGTCGCGCTCGTGCTGGTTTCGCTACTCGTGGTCGCGTTCGTACGATCGCGTCGAGCGTAA